One region of Catenuloplanes indicus genomic DNA includes:
- a CDS encoding flagellar FlbD family protein has protein sequence MTHLTGAGVEESCAGHGRPSSPANKTPQRTAYPVILVTRLNGTVFALNPDLVERADCTPDTVVTLVDGTKYIISESVPEFIDLIMGYRAGLIAKAQRLDNTPHQLLDDDPDSTDPDPEKTAKVLPLHRKDR, from the coding sequence ATGACTCACCTCACCGGCGCCGGCGTCGAAGAGTCATGTGCAGGCCACGGACGGCCTTCCAGCCCAGCCAATAAGACGCCCCAAAGGACGGCTTATCCCGTGATTCTGGTTACCCGCCTCAATGGCACGGTGTTCGCCCTGAACCCCGATCTCGTCGAGCGTGCCGACTGCACGCCGGACACGGTCGTGACCCTGGTCGACGGCACCAAGTACATCATCTCCGAATCCGTGCCCGAGTTCATCGACCTGATCATGGGATACCGCGCCGGCCTGATCGCCAAGGCGCAGCGCCTGGACAACACGCCGCACCAGCTGCTCGACGACGACCCCGACTCCACTGACCCTGATCCGGAAAAGACCGCGAAGGTCCTTCCGCTGCACCGAAAGGACCGTTGA
- a CDS encoding OmpA/MotB family protein, whose translation MAKAAKPKKKGGHEEHEEHVNHERWLVSYADMLTLLFVLFVVLYSMSNVDKAKYAELAAGLKQGFGAESAALQGNISLLDGSATDASIMNINPGLAEEVSGVPKTATEDQIEQAVAANDRQKAAQDLAAAQAEAENLDKIKQQIDAELKKAGLQDQVKYSIDARGLIVTVVTNEVVFAGNKAELRPSGNKIIDSVVPALKKIPNNIEVDGHTNQLNVSAGEYPSGWELSSARASSVVRRLIADGISDKRLMANGFADTRPLIDPKDPRSVTMNRRVDVIILTTLPATQASLLPTVVGDK comes from the coding sequence ATGGCCAAGGCAGCCAAGCCCAAGAAGAAGGGCGGCCACGAGGAGCACGAGGAGCACGTCAACCACGAACGCTGGCTCGTGTCGTACGCGGACATGCTCACCCTGCTCTTCGTGCTCTTCGTGGTGCTCTACTCGATGAGCAACGTGGACAAGGCGAAGTACGCCGAGCTCGCGGCCGGTCTCAAGCAGGGCTTCGGCGCCGAGTCGGCCGCGCTGCAGGGCAACATCTCGCTGCTCGACGGCTCGGCCACGGACGCCAGCATCATGAACATCAACCCCGGCCTGGCCGAGGAGGTGTCCGGCGTACCGAAGACCGCGACCGAGGACCAGATCGAGCAGGCCGTGGCCGCGAACGACCGGCAGAAGGCGGCGCAGGACCTGGCGGCCGCCCAGGCGGAGGCCGAGAACCTGGACAAGATCAAGCAGCAGATCGACGCCGAGCTGAAGAAGGCCGGTCTGCAGGATCAGGTCAAGTACTCGATCGACGCGCGCGGCCTGATCGTCACCGTGGTCACCAACGAGGTGGTCTTCGCCGGCAACAAGGCCGAGCTGCGGCCGAGCGGCAACAAGATCATTGACTCGGTGGTGCCGGCGCTCAAGAAGATCCCGAACAACATCGAGGTCGACGGCCACACGAACCAGCTCAACGTGTCGGCCGGCGAGTATCCGAGCGGCTGGGAGCTCTCCTCGGCCCGCGCGTCGTCGGTGGTCCGGCGGCTGATCGCGGACGGCATCTCGGACAAGCGCCTGATGGCGAACGGCTTCGCGGACACCCGCCCGCTGATCGACCCGAAGGACCCGCGCTCGGTGACCATGAACCGCCGGGTCGACGTGATCATCCTGACCACCCTGCCGGCCACGCAGGCGAGCCTGCTGCCCACGGTCGTCGGCGACAAGTAG
- a CDS encoding motility protein A encodes MDLATIIGVVGALVIVFVVQALEGGHAGSILLIPSMLLVFGGGLGAAMAGGIMRDTIGVGASLQKAFLAKVVASDKLVDDVVKLAERARREGLLALEDAVKEVPHPFLKRGLQLAIDGTDPEELHDILHAEITAKKKADKAGIKIFENMGGFAPTIGIIGTVMGLVHVLENLDKPEGLGHAIAAAFCATLWGVLAANVLWLPIANRLTRLSALEVDQMELTIEGVLAIQSGSNPRLVAQKLRSLLPPGGKPAADDKGKKAA; translated from the coding sequence ATGGACCTCGCAACGATTATCGGAGTAGTCGGTGCGCTCGTCATCGTCTTCGTCGTGCAGGCGCTCGAGGGCGGTCACGCCGGCTCCATCCTGCTGATCCCGTCGATGCTCCTGGTGTTCGGCGGCGGTCTCGGTGCGGCCATGGCCGGCGGCATCATGCGGGACACCATCGGGGTCGGCGCGTCGCTGCAGAAGGCGTTCCTGGCCAAGGTCGTCGCCTCGGACAAGCTGGTCGACGACGTGGTCAAGCTGGCCGAGCGGGCCCGCCGCGAGGGCCTGCTGGCGCTGGAGGACGCGGTCAAGGAGGTGCCGCACCCGTTCCTGAAGCGCGGCCTGCAGCTGGCGATCGACGGCACCGACCCGGAGGAGCTGCACGACATCCTGCACGCCGAGATCACCGCCAAGAAGAAGGCGGACAAGGCCGGGATCAAGATCTTCGAGAACATGGGCGGCTTCGCCCCGACGATCGGCATCATCGGTACGGTCATGGGCCTCGTGCACGTGCTGGAGAACCTGGACAAGCCCGAGGGTCTCGGCCACGCGATCGCCGCGGCGTTCTGCGCCACGCTCTGGGGCGTGCTCGCGGCGAACGTGCTCTGGCTGCCGATCGCGAACCGGCTCACCCGGCTCAGCGCGCTCGAGGTCGACCAGATGGAGCTGACCATCGAGGGCGTGCTGGCCATCCAGTCCGGCTCCAACCCGCGCCTGGTCGCCCAGAAGCTGCGCAGCCTGCTCCCGCCGGGCGGCAAGCCGGCCGCGGACGACAAGGGCAAGAAGGCCGCCTGA